Proteins encoded in a region of the Maniola jurtina chromosome 12, ilManJurt1.1, whole genome shotgun sequence genome:
- the LOC123870244 gene encoding SR-related and CTD-associated factor 4, with the protein MDTPEVKAFNAELSGLYENKPPISKAKMSAITRGAIKAIKFYKHVVHSVEKFIQKCKPEYKVPGLYVIDSIVRQSRHQFGQEKDVFAPRFAKNMQQTFANLFRCPDGDKRNIIRVLNLWQKNHVFSPDVIQPLLDLADPSHPLHQEIQQLNNTANGSSLNISHNTSDNKMSPMPRQDSPHQSSPMMGGDQFQDDSSGPQPAKFNRKLLNDFEYESEDDAAPEPHNNAPHHSGHTSNNTTDALGSILTNPEIMRQLQSLQAQMQLMTGMNLPNLMHLQQMSDMQMQQQQNQNQNLPFLNSQQEPPKQQNEPKDDMANESDIEFVETGPQVIEIPDANDSRSPSPKSRRHRSRSKSPRRRRRGSRSRSRSPRRRRDRDRDKDRDRDREKSYKEREAEKEKQREREKKGLPPIKKENLSVCSTTLWVGHLSKLATQEELSDLFGAFGGVVSIDVVAPRGCAFVVMERRRDAAKALAKLNKHKLHSKEITVAWAAGKGVKGREWKDYWEADLGVAYLPWPALHARWLLGALSLDALEDGGAVDEETLPPWLPPRIIPKTIPDGMPMMPGMPPVSAAGMMAGPLPGMPGGMPPSMPLPGSMPVPPATIPMPMPRMPPPGMGGGLPPALAAGVPPIRAPVPGLQRDATLPPTGPLLGFPPGMPPQSLPQPGSVAGMVGGVGGFLGGLMGVGVNVGGLVLPLHAQHAAHAQLAHAPHPLAQPARPPQHAVPTREADDAMELDNSEHGDEPASLPNPPPLSMDQIQALLSKPPPAFNSSEPPPGFNPQDNQPTFDATQPPPDDKRDEDRRDRDKDRRDRDRDRDRDRDRRDRDGRGRDTRDRSDNRDRGDNRDRGDSREQRDNRDRGDSREQRDNRDRGDSREQRDNRDRGEVRDRGENRDRDRRDRNDRTRDRDRERDDRRGGREDRERGDRPERGDRPERGDRPERGDRSERGDRPERGDRSDRSAGRDRRDRDRDRDRDASSRFSSRDGNREKSREKSPRNTTNDSNPEKSLQERLWEMANGKTGDDVRNEELPADSDSRDSRERAPQLDRPTTADEGDNMNSNNEGSEESGGWTAIPPPRTNQPPAFRAELRMRGPPARHPMRGPWMDMSGPTPFGPRFNGMGPPPFNRPPFERPPFEGGPPMFDRPPFNRVPFDGNRPPFDGPRPPFDGPRPPFDGPRPPFDGPRPFDGPRPPFDGPRPPFDGPRPPFDGPRPPFDGPRPPFDGSRPQFDGPRMPFDGPRPPFDGPRPPFDGPRPPFDGMRPPFDGPRPPFDGPRPPFDGPRPPFDGPRPPFDGPRQFDGFDGDRSFDGPRFDGPPEFFDRGNRRFDDREQFNDRGWNGDRERDWDRRNEWDDRRKDRRGGRDNEDRYNRDRNDRDRNDRDRNDRERNDRDRNDRDRNDRDRSDRRRTFDDRARPPREEQQERNSRRDKDRKSRWGAADESQSEENKPEEQTSDTIQAETNEANPSQDEQSALEGNVSEVLSEPQESIADDSTNQYEPDLNEPDTNEPSYDDQSEGYESKDNEPSSDAMETDQSAMDLYDANEAVDTSFAIAPQNETPPEIDNTNNENDTSLTTESDDIFSQESETKEPPEKTSENTEGVA; encoded by the exons CGAATCTGTTCAGATGTCCTGATGGTGATAAG CGCAACATAATCCGTGTTCTGAACCTGTGGCAGAAGAACCATGTGTTCAGCCCGGACGTCATCCAGCCGCTGCTAGACCTGGCCGACCCCTCCCACCCGCTGCACCAGGAGATACAGCAGCTCAACAACACTGCCAATG GAAGTAGCCTTAATATCTCCCACAACACATCAGACAATAAAATGTCACCCATGCCGCGTCAGGACTCCCCACATCAATCCTCACCCATGATGGGGGGTGACcag TTCCAGGACGACTCGTCAGGGCCGCAACCAGCGAAGTTCAACCGCAAGCTGCTGAACGACTTTGAGTACGAGAGCGAGGACGACGCCGCGCCCGAGCCCCACAACAACGCGCCACACCACTCGGGGCACACTTCCAACAATACCACTGATGCACTTGGCAG TATATTAACAAATCCAGAAATCATGAGGCAGTTGCAGAGCTTGCAGGCGCAAATGCAACTCATGACTGGAATGAATCTACCG AATCTGATGCACCTTCAACAAATGTCAGACATGCAAATGCAGCAGCAACAGAACCAAAATCAAAACCTACCATTTTTA AATTCTCAACAAGAGCCGCCTAAGCAACAGAATGAGCCAAAAGACGACATGGCCAATGAATCGGACATAGAGTTTGTTGAGACCGGCCCACAAGTGATAGAGATACCTGATGCTAATGACTCAAG AAGTCCGTCCCCAAAGTCTAGAAGGCACAGATCGAGATCAAAATCCCCGCGACGGAGACGGAGAGGCTCGCGCTCTCGCTCTCGCTCTCCGCGGAGACGGCGGGACAGAGACAG AGACAAAGACAGAGATAGAGACAGAGAAAAAAGCTATAAGGAGCGAgaagcagaaaaggaaaaacaaagagAAAGGGAAAAGAAAGGACTACCTCCCATCAAAAAAGAAAACCTTAGTG TATGTAGTACAACCCTATGGGTGGGCCACCTGTCCAAGCTGGCCACTCAAGAGGAGCTGTCAGACCTGTTCGGCGCATTCGGCGGTGTTGTGTCGATCGACGTGGTGGCGCCGCGCGGCTGCGCCTTCGTGGTGATGGAGCGGCGGCGCGACGCGGCCAAGGCGCTCGCCAAGCTCAACAAGCACAAGCTGCACTCCAAGGAGATCACT GTAGCGTGGGCGGCGGGCAAGGGAGTGAAGGGTCGGGAGTGGAAGGACTACTGGGAGGCCGACCTCGGCGTGGCCTACTTGCCGTGGCCGGCGCTGCACGCGCGCTGGCTGCTGGGCGCGCTCTCCTTGGACGCCCTGGAGGACGGCGGCGCGGTCGACGAGGAGACGCTGCCGCCGTGGTTACCGCCTAGG ATAATACCCAAGACGATACCAGACGGCATGCCCATGATGCCGGGCATGCCACCTGTATCGGCGGCGGGCATGATGGCGGGCCCCCTGCCCGGCATGCCGGGGGGCATGCCGCCGAGCATGCCGCTGCCCGGTAGCATGCCTGTACCACCCGCGACTATACCCATGCCCATGCCTAGGATGCCTCCACCAGG CATGGGCGGCGGCTTGCCTCCAGCGCTGGCGGCGGGCGTGCCTCCCATCAGAGCGCCGGTGCCAG GTCTACAGAGAGACGCGACGCTGCCGCCCACGGGCCCACTGCTAGGCTTCCCGCCCGGCATGCCGCCACAGTCGCTACCACAGCCAG GCAGCGTGGCGGGTATGGTGGGCGGCGTGGGCGGGTTCCTTGGCGGGCTGATGGGCGTGGGCGTCAACGTGGGCGGGCTCGTGTTGCCATTACACGCTCAGCACGCGGCGCACGCGCAACTCGcgcacgcgccgcacccgcTGGCCCAACCTGCAAGGCCGCCGCAACACGCTGTG CCAACGCGCGAAGCAGACGACGCTATGGAGCTGGACAACTCCGAGCACGGGGACGAACCCGCCAGCCTGCCCAACCCGCCGCCGCTCTCCATGGATCAG ATCCAAGCGCTACTCTCAAAACCGCCTCCCGCATTCAACTCATCCGAACCCCCGCCCGGTTTCAACCCTCAAGACAATCAACCAACCTTCGACGCCACGCAACCACCTCCCGACGACAAACGAGACGAAGACCGACGAGACAGAGACAAAGATAGGCGAGACCGCGACAGAGACAGGGATAGAGACAGGGACAGGCGGGATAGAGACGGGCGCGGACGGGACACTCGAGACCGAAGTGACAATCGGGATCGGGGTGACAATCGGGATCGAGGGGACAGCAGGGAACAAAGAGATAACCGAGATCGAGGGGACAGTAGAGAACAAAGGGATAACCGAGACCGAGGGGACAGTAGAGAACAAAGGGATAATCGAGATCGAGGAGAAGTTCGGGATCGAGGGGAGAACCGAGATCGAGATAGAAGAGACAGAAATGACAGAACTCGGGATAGAGATAG GGAGAGAGACGATCGTAGAGGTGGCAGGGAAGACCGGGAGCGTGGCGACCGGCCAGAACGTGGAGACCGGCCCGAACGCGGGGACCGGCCAGAACGCGGGGACCGATCAGAACGCGGCGACCGGCCAGAACGTGGCGACCGAAGTGACCGAAGCGCCGGCAGGGACCGGCGGGACCGAGATCGGGACCGGGACCGGGACGCCTCAAGCAGATTTAGCTCGCGGGACGGCAACCG AGAAAAGAGTCGTGAGAAGTCACCACGCAACACGACCAACGACTCCAATCCTGAGAAGAGTCTGCAGGAGCGACTGTGGGAGATGGCCAACGGCAAAACAGGCGACGACGTGAGAAACGAGGAGTTACCAGCCGACAGCGACTCGAGGGACAGTCGGGAACGAGCGCCGCAGCTGGACCGGCCCACGACAGCCGACGAGGGAGACAACATGAATAGCA ATAACGAAGGTAGTGAAGAGAGTGGAGGTTGGACCGCCATCCCACCGCCGCGCACCAACCAGCCGCCTGCCTTCAGAGCTG aattaAGAATGAGAGGTCCGCCCGCTAGGCATCCCATGAGAG GACCATGGATGGACATGTCCGGGCCGACGCCCTTTGGCCCTAGGTTCAATGGAATGGGCCCTCCGCCCTTTAACCGGCCACCGTTCGAGAGGCCTCCGTTCGAAGGAGGCCCACCGATGTTTGACAGACCGCCGTTCAATCGCGTGCCTTTCGATGGCAACCGACCGCCATTCGATGGCCCGCGGCCGCCATTTGATGGCCCGCGGCCTCCGTTTGACGGGCCTAGACCACCTTTCGATGGTCCCAGACCGTTTGATGGACCGAGACCTCCATTCGATGGACCGCGGCCTCCATTCGATGGACCGAGGCCCCCCTTCGACGGACCGAGGCCCCCATTCGATGGTCCGCGACCTCCATTCGATGGTTCGCGACCTCAATTCGACGGTCCCAGGATGCCGTTCGATGGTCCCCGCCCTCCTTTCGACGGGCCGAGACCGCCGTTTGACGGCCCGAGGCCACCTTTCGATGGCATGCGACCACCGTTCGATGGACCTAGACCGCCCTTCGATGGCCCCCGACCACCGTTTGACGGCCCTCGACCTCCATTTGACGGTCCTCGACCTCCTTTCGACGGTCCCAGACAGTTTGACGGCTTCGATGGAGACAGGTCTTTTGATGGACCAAGATTTGACGGCCCACCTGAATTTTTCGATAGAGGAAACAGAAGATTTGACGATAGGGAACAGTTCAATGACAGAggttggaacggagatagagaGAGGGATTGGGACAGGAGAAATGAATGGGACGATAGAAGGAAAGATCGGAGAGGAGGAAGGGATAATGAGGACAGATACAATAGAGATCGCAATGACAGGGATCGCAATGATAGAGATCGCAATGATAGAGAACGCAATGACAGAGATCGCAATGACAGAGATCGCAATGACAGAGACCGAAGTGACAGGCGAAGGACATTTGACGACAGAGCGAGACCGCCCAGAGAGGAACAACAAGAGAGAAACTCCAGGAGAGACAAGGATAGAAAATCCAGGTGGGGCGCTGCGGACGAAAGTCAGAGCGAAGAAAACAAACCCGAGGAGCAAACTAGTGATACCATCCAAGCAGAAACCAATGAAGCTAATCCTAGTCAAGATGAACAAAGTGCACTAGAGGGCAATGTTAGTGAAGTGCTCAGTGAACCACAAGAATCCATCGCTGACGATAGTACCAATCAATACGAACCCGATTTAAATGAACCAGATACAAATGAACCGAGCTATGATGATCAAAGTGAGGGATACGAATCTAAAGATAATGAACCGTCATCTGACGCCATGGAAACTGATCAGAGTGCGATGGATTTGTACGATGCAAATGAAGCGGTCGATACAAGCTTCGCGATAGCTCCGCAAAACGAGACACCTCCAGAAATAGATAACACGAATAATGAAAACGACACATCGCTCACAACGGAGTCAGACGACATATTCAGTCAAGAATCAGAGACTAAAGAACCCCCTGAAAAAACTAGTGAAAACACAGAGGGTGTGGCTTGA